The proteins below are encoded in one region of Metabacillus dongyingensis:
- a CDS encoding glycosyltransferase family 4 protein: MNQLSKRKSKNNEVLLVSNMFPSKENAAFGSFVYNHYKRLKESFHIDKIVIDNHRKGKKNVISKYLTFFLEQLKVFLSSKKYQIIHFHYVFPTALLIDLFKFLGSKTIVTVHGGDVDNMAKRTKLHKSMTKHILNRADCVQCVSDYLKSLIVKEFEVNPEKVVVFNMGIDESFLTIPNEKTKNYDILFVGNFIKSKGVIDLFEALKNYPQLNVCIVGSLHDKSVYEKCTEIINKYNLNVEFTGVIGKRELKEYYSASKMLILPSHNEGAGLVTLEAMASGLLVLGSNVGGLSELLAENRGILFEAKNANDISSAIKKGLTIVESEDMDKITKENMKYARSMTISQQVSKVERLYKCFLK; encoded by the coding sequence TTGAATCAGTTATCGAAGAGAAAAAGTAAGAATAATGAAGTCTTATTAGTAAGTAATATGTTTCCTTCTAAAGAAAATGCTGCGTTCGGTTCATTTGTTTATAACCATTATAAAAGATTAAAAGAGAGTTTTCATATCGATAAGATTGTGATTGATAATCATCGGAAAGGCAAAAAAAATGTTATATCAAAATATTTAACGTTTTTCCTTGAGCAATTAAAAGTGTTCCTCTCTTCTAAAAAATATCAAATTATCCATTTCCATTATGTTTTTCCTACTGCATTATTGATTGACCTTTTCAAATTTCTTGGTTCAAAAACAATCGTCACAGTTCATGGCGGAGACGTTGACAATATGGCAAAGAGGACGAAGCTTCATAAATCAATGACAAAGCATATTTTAAATAGGGCAGATTGCGTTCAATGTGTTAGTGACTATCTAAAGAGTCTTATTGTCAAAGAGTTTGAAGTAAATCCAGAAAAAGTTGTTGTTTTTAATATGGGAATTGATGAATCATTCCTTACCATCCCAAATGAAAAAACAAAAAATTACGATATATTGTTTGTAGGGAATTTTATAAAGTCAAAAGGTGTTATAGATTTATTTGAAGCATTAAAGAATTATCCTCAATTGAATGTTTGTATAGTAGGGTCTTTACATGATAAGAGTGTTTATGAGAAATGTACGGAAATCATAAATAAATATAATTTGAATGTAGAATTTACAGGAGTAATTGGAAAAAGAGAACTAAAGGAGTATTACAGTGCTTCTAAAATGCTAATTTTGCCTTCTCACAATGAGGGTGCTGGTCTAGTAACCTTAGAGGCTATGGCAAGCGGTCTGTTAGTTCTTGGTTCAAATGTCGGTGGTTTATCAGAACTCTTAGCAGAAAATAGAGGGATTTTATTTGAAGCTAAAAATGCAAATGATATTTCTTCTGCGATTAAAAAGGGATTAACAATCGTAGAAAGTGAAGATATGGATAAAATTACAAAAGAAAATATGAAATATGCTCGCAGTATGACCATATCTCAACAAGTATCAAAAGTAGAGAGGCTATATAAATGTTTCCTAAAATAA
- a CDS encoding glycosyltransferase: MYSGQICKKYIKKLFTEVVFIKKILVLLGTQKFGFERLINHLSTLADDSKKYEFTIQTGYSSPPKNSDIIWFDFKNAEELNELIKASNLIITHAGTSSINQALTLKKPIIIVPRRQKYNEHVDDHQLEMSDYFHGKYEIPVIHEIEDLNAELLNKDLKIATITNEKNLIDDLINYMEIG, encoded by the coding sequence ATGTACAGTGGCCAGATATGCAAAAAGTATATAAAAAAGCTATTTACAGAGGTGGTCTTTATTAAGAAGATATTAGTTCTTTTAGGTACTCAGAAATTTGGATTTGAAAGATTAATAAATCATTTATCTACTTTAGCCGATGATAGTAAGAAGTATGAGTTTACTATTCAAACTGGTTATAGTTCCCCTCCAAAAAATAGTGATATAATTTGGTTTGATTTTAAAAATGCTGAGGAATTAAATGAGTTAATCAAAGCTTCGAATCTTATAATAACTCATGCAGGCACCAGTTCAATTAATCAAGCGTTAACTTTGAAAAAACCAATTATTATTGTACCGAGAAGACAGAAGTATAATGAACATGTGGACGATCATCAATTAGAGATGTCAGATTATTTTCATGGGAAATATGAAATTCCTGTCATTCATGAAATTGAAGATCTTAATGCTGAACTTTTAAATAAGGATTTAAAAATCGCAACGATAACAAATGAAAAAAATCTTATAGATGATTTAATAAATTATATGGAGATTGGTTAA
- a CDS encoding lipid II flippase MurJ, which produces MFPKITKNKYFVFIVIGILSFLGKIVGFVRELVIANEFGTTLIADNLSLLLSIPTYVYLIIGGALSTSIIIFANSKNNNSGFMKGLKTIYKHIGVASICLFLLILTIYFVYKDFIHPSILVIYWSIPAYVFLSLRTSLFNMISKPVYPQISLIIANVFFVILIYLVPLDFFKWDIYVTFSLAFTLSTIIGWLSLLMMKAAFVTKEPVYIKPNKVEENEMTVKEFWGISLPIIFGGASLQINNILQRMYATHYEEGVVSAVNYSTKLVSIPQGMMLVGIGAMIFPLISRKIREGKLAYLKNLYSKLCVSLFVLFSIVAIIMFMYSELITKLVFMRGEFDLGSVSIVSDALGIYAFTIPLSIIMILQTRFLYGFKMQKAVNYVSLIFLVIISTAGFYVFKSTTSFLLIPYINIGVLLIMVIIFHVLLRNKLKTEQS; this is translated from the coding sequence ATGTTTCCTAAAATAACAAAAAATAAATATTTTGTCTTTATTGTGATCGGAATATTGTCGTTTCTTGGGAAAATTGTTGGCTTCGTTAGAGAACTTGTCATTGCAAATGAATTTGGTACGACACTTATAGCTGATAATCTATCTTTACTATTAAGTATTCCAACTTATGTTTATTTAATAATTGGCGGGGCATTATCAACTTCCATTATTATATTTGCCAATTCGAAAAATAATAATTCAGGTTTTATGAAAGGTTTAAAAACGATTTATAAACATATTGGAGTTGCTTCAATATGTTTATTTCTGTTGATTTTAACCATTTATTTCGTATATAAAGACTTCATTCACCCATCTATTTTAGTGATCTACTGGTCTATTCCTGCCTATGTCTTTTTATCACTTAGGACGAGCTTATTTAATATGATCTCAAAACCGGTATATCCGCAAATTTCGTTGATTATCGCAAATGTGTTTTTTGTCATTTTAATCTATCTTGTTCCCTTGGACTTTTTTAAATGGGATATTTACGTTACATTTAGTTTAGCTTTCACCTTAAGTACAATCATTGGTTGGCTATCATTGTTAATGATGAAAGCTGCATTTGTAACAAAAGAGCCAGTTTATATTAAACCTAATAAAGTAGAAGAAAATGAAATGACTGTAAAAGAGTTTTGGGGCATATCATTACCGATCATTTTTGGCGGGGCTTCATTACAAATAAATAACATACTTCAACGAATGTATGCAACCCATTATGAAGAAGGGGTAGTCTCAGCTGTAAATTATTCGACTAAGTTAGTATCAATCCCGCAAGGTATGATGCTAGTAGGTATTGGAGCGATGATCTTCCCATTAATCTCAAGGAAAATAAGAGAGGGCAAATTAGCATATTTAAAAAATTTGTATTCTAAACTCTGTGTTAGCCTATTTGTTTTATTTTCCATTGTCGCTATTATTATGTTTATGTACTCTGAGTTAATTACAAAACTTGTCTTTATGAGAGGGGAATTTGATCTTGGCTCAGTTAGTATAGTATCTGATGCACTTGGCATTTATGCCTTTACAATACCTCTTTCTATTATTATGATTTTACAAACTAGATTTCTGTACGGTTTTAAAATGCAAAAAGCAGTCAATTATGTCTCGTTAATTTTTCTAGTCATTATTTCAACAGCGGGTTTTTATGTTTTCAAAAGTACAACTTCATTTTTACTAATACCTTATATTAATATTGGTGTACTTTTGATCATGGTTATTATTTTTCATGTTTTGTTGAGGAATAAATTGAAAACAGAACAAAGCTAA
- the pssD gene encoding PssD/Cps14F family polysaccharide biosynthesis glycosyltransferase produces the protein MLIASSTGGHFTQVNKIAAALNKEDVAYLVEKHPSIMPKDDMYFLNMFNRKENFVKTIIANTRISFHVLRKTKPKYIISTGAGAVIPCMILGKLMGSKIIFIESFAKVKSPTLTGRLMYFIADRFYVQWPDMQKVYKKAIYRGGLY, from the coding sequence GTGTTGATAGCTAGTTCAACAGGTGGACATTTTACTCAAGTTAATAAAATAGCTGCGGCTTTAAATAAGGAGGATGTTGCCTATTTGGTTGAAAAGCATCCTTCTATAATGCCAAAGGATGATATGTACTTTTTAAATATGTTTAATAGAAAAGAAAATTTTGTGAAGACTATTATTGCAAACACAAGAATTTCTTTTCATGTATTAAGAAAAACAAAGCCTAAATATATTATCTCTACTGGTGCAGGTGCGGTTATTCCTTGTATGATCCTTGGGAAACTTATGGGTTCAAAAATTATCTTTATTGAAAGTTTTGCGAAGGTAAAATCCCCTACTTTGACTGGTCGACTAATGTATTTCATTGCAGATCGATTTTATGTACAGTGGCCAGATATGCAAAAAGTATATAAAAAAGCTATTTACAGAGGTGGTCTTTATTAA
- a CDS encoding polysaccharide pyruvyl transferase family protein, protein MKIAIVGNYGNRNAGDDAILSGLIHTMFTINKDIEITVFTNNKDNTDTVEGVVKESLIYKEKKSKLVNIIFSIKEILKLKQKFDIVILGGGGILMDMYPRDLPLYWFIVKNIVKRDGTLIVHGVGAGPLKTSLGKKIVKNILNSSKVISVRDEKSKKILNELISGNRSIEIIGDPAFGNEHLAISREAGVKKIGITVLPYFADYYWPEYDKEKFEQYKNNIIKLIHGLSENKNNQIYLYSTKYPDDHRLANEIYQETKKQNVILNEEILSPKSLIEFTQDLDVVVGTRLHSLIIGLLVNASIYGIGYHHKVEGFFGEMELENNFFKIDELNVDKLIEEINQSESNKNNIIKANSIYQSKFAKGVSILESVIEEKK, encoded by the coding sequence ATGAAGATAGCGATTGTTGGTAATTATGGTAACCGTAATGCTGGTGATGATGCGATTTTATCAGGATTAATTCATACAATGTTTACGATTAATAAGGATATTGAAATAACGGTTTTTACGAATAATAAGGATAATACAGATACAGTTGAAGGTGTAGTGAAAGAAAGTCTGATCTATAAAGAGAAAAAATCTAAATTAGTCAATATCATATTTTCTATAAAAGAAATACTCAAATTAAAACAAAAGTTTGACATTGTTATTTTAGGTGGCGGGGGTATTCTAATGGATATGTATCCAAGAGATTTACCTTTGTATTGGTTTATTGTGAAAAATATTGTTAAACGAGATGGCACACTTATTGTGCATGGGGTAGGAGCAGGTCCCCTAAAAACATCTTTGGGTAAGAAAATTGTAAAAAACATCTTAAATTCTTCTAAGGTAATTAGTGTAAGGGATGAAAAGTCCAAAAAAATCTTGAATGAACTGATCTCAGGGAACCGTTCAATCGAAATTATTGGTGACCCAGCCTTTGGCAATGAGCACTTAGCTATATCAAGAGAAGCTGGAGTAAAAAAAATTGGGATAACGGTATTACCCTATTTTGCGGATTATTATTGGCCAGAATATGATAAAGAAAAGTTTGAACAATATAAAAATAACATTATCAAGTTAATTCACGGCCTTTCTGAAAATAAAAATAATCAAATCTACTTATATAGCACAAAGTATCCTGATGATCATAGACTTGCAAATGAAATTTATCAGGAAACAAAAAAACAAAATGTAATTTTGAATGAAGAAATACTTAGTCCAAAATCTTTGATTGAATTCACACAAGATTTAGATGTAGTCGTAGGTACGAGACTGCACTCCCTTATCATTGGTTTATTAGTCAATGCATCTATTTACGGTATCGGTTATCACCATAAAGTAGAAGGCTTTTTTGGTGAAATGGAATTAGAGAATAATTTCTTTAAAATTGATGAGTTAAATGTTGATAAACTTATCGAAGAAATCAATCAATCAGAGAGTAATAAAAATAATATCATTAAGGCGAATTCTATCTATCAAAGCAAATTTGCAAAGGGTGTAAGCATTCTTGAATCAGTTATCGAAGAGAAAAAGTAA